A region of Nitrosomonas stercoris DNA encodes the following proteins:
- a CDS encoding adenylate kinase yields MGAPGAGKGTQARFICEHFSIPQISTGDILRNAVKAGTELGIMAKKIMDAGGLVSDEIIVNLVRSRIKESDCANGFLFDGFPRTIPQADALKTANIHIDHVIEIDVPDAEIIKRLSGRRVHPASGRIYHIEFNPPAIADRDDVTGEALVLRDDDREETVRKRLQVYHEQTQPLVDYYQKWSASNDTDAPNYAKVTGTGSVNTIQQQIIAALNQAN; encoded by the coding sequence TTGGGTGCACCCGGCGCCGGCAAAGGCACGCAAGCCAGATTTATCTGCGAACATTTTTCCATTCCGCAGATATCCACCGGTGACATCTTGCGTAATGCTGTCAAGGCAGGCACTGAACTGGGCATTATGGCCAAAAAAATTATGGATGCAGGCGGATTAGTATCAGATGAAATCATTGTCAACCTGGTTCGTAGCCGCATCAAAGAATCTGATTGCGCCAATGGCTTTTTGTTTGATGGCTTCCCACGCACCATTCCGCAAGCCGACGCACTCAAAACAGCCAATATTCACATAGATCATGTAATTGAAATCGATGTGCCAGATGCTGAAATTATCAAACGCTTGTCCGGACGTCGTGTACACCCTGCATCAGGTCGGATATATCACATTGAATTCAATCCTCCTGCTATCGCCGATCGAGATGATGTTACGGGTGAAGCATTGGTGTTACGCGATGATGATCGGGAAGAAACGGTGCGCAAGCGCTTGCAGGTTTATCATGAGCAAACCCAGCCTTTGGTGGATTATTATCAGAAATGGTCAGCCAGCAATGATACTGATGCGCCTAATTACGCCAAAGTAACCGGCACTGGTAGCGTCAATACGATACAGCAACAAATTATTGCCGCTCTCAACCAAGCTAATTAG